In one Oryza glaberrima chromosome 2, OglaRS2, whole genome shotgun sequence genomic region, the following are encoded:
- the LOC127763961 gene encoding phosphatidylinositol 4-phosphate 5-kinase 9, with amino-acid sequence MTAPAVLPNELEGISRSQRVELFRDASCNIEKEVLSSLANGQDSHASGTNPGFRVGEIRLSNGDIYFGTLLGNTPEGSGRYVWSDGCTYDGEWRRGMRHGQGKTMWPSGATYEGEYSGGYIYGEGTYTGSDNIVYKGRWKLNRKHGLGCQTYPNGDMFDGSWIQGEIEGHGKYTWANGNTYVGNMKNGKMSGKGTLTWKNGDSYEGNWLDGMMHGYGIYTWNECGYYVGTWTKGLKDGKGTFYPKGCRVPVNDELYINNLRNRGVLPDIRRQNHGSRILHSSSVDMGNMKVGLTRESSGPSSRRNSSEQPHSKNVSLERRWSLEVAIEKFIGHDATGSSGLERSESINDSDLPMLEREYMQGVLISEVVLDRSFSDSSKKAKRRQKKIVRETKKPGETIIKGHRSYDLMLSLQLGIRYTVGKITPIQKREVRASDFGPRASFWMTFPKEGSRLTPSHPAEDFKWKDYCPMVFRNLREMFKIDAADYMISICGNSALRELSSPGKSGSVFFLSQDDRFMIKTLRKSEVQVLLRMLPKYYHHVRTYENTLITKFFGLHRVKPSSGQKFRFVVMGNMFCTELRIHRRFDLKGSSLGRSTDKIEIDENTTLKDLDLNYSFYLEPSWREALLKQIETDSEFLRTQRIMDYSLLLGVHYRAPQHLRTRASYHRSMAADRLTVLSEEDAQEDDAFNYPEGLVLVQRGGDENSVVVGPHIRGSRLRSTAAGFAEVDLLLPGTARLQIQLGVNMPARAEQNPKEEESKSFREVYDVVLYLGIIDILQEYNMSKKIEHAVKSMQYDSISISAVDPQFYSERFLKFIKTVFPENS; translated from the exons ATGACAGCCCCTGCAGTCCTTCCAAATGAGTTAGAAGGGATCTCCCGTTCTCAAAGAGTAGAGCTGTTCCGAGACGCTAGTTGCAATATCGAAAAGGAGGTACTGTCCAGTTTAGCAAATGGCCAAGATTCTCATGCTTCTGGAACAAACCCTGGCTTCAGAGTTGGAGAGATCAGGCTCTCCAACGGGGATATTTATTTCGGCACATTATTGGGGAACACACCAGAGGGTTCAGGGAGGTATGTCTGGTCAGATGGTTGCACTTACGATGGTGAGTGGAGGAGAGGGATGAGGCATGGGCAAGGAAAGACAATGTGGCCATCTGGAGCCACCTACGAGGGTGAGTACTCTGGTGGCTACATTTATGGTGAAGGCACATATACCGGGTCTGACAACATCGTCTACAAGGGAAGGTGGAAATTGAATCGTAAGCATGGACTTGGATGCCAGACGTACCCTAATGGAGACATGTTTGACGGTTCTTGGATTCAGGGAGAAATAGAAGGCCATGGCAAGTATACGTGGGCAAATGGAAACACTTACGTTGGCAATATGAAGAATGGCAAGATGTCTGGGAAGGGAACTCTTACTTGGAAAAATGGGGATTCATATGAAGGAAACTGGTTAGATGGCATGATGCACGGGTATGGAATCTATACATGGAATGAGTGTGGGTATTATGTTGGTACTTGGACCAAGGGACTGAAGGATGGGAAAGGCACATTCTATCCAAAAGGTTGCAGAGTTCCTGTTAATGATGAGCTCTACATCAATAATCTAAGAAACCGAGGTGTGCTGCCTGACATTAGAAGGCAGAATCATGGCTCACGCATCCTTCACTCTTCTTCGGTTGACATGGGGAACATGAAGGTTGGCTTAACTCGGGAATCTTCAGGTCCTTCATCTAGAAGGAACTCAAGTGAGCAACCTCATTCGAAAAATGTATCCTTGGAAAGACGGTGGAGCCTTGAGGTGGCCATTGAAAAATTCATTGGCCATGACGCAACTGGAAGCTCTGGCCTAGAAAGATCTGAAAGCATTAATGATTCTGATCTGCCTATGCTGGAACGGGAATATATGCAAGGTGTTCTAATCAGCGAGGTAGTACTTGACAGGAGTTTTTCGGATTCGTCCAAGAAGGCAAAACGGCGCCAGAAGAAAATTGTTAGGGAGACAAAAAAGCCGGGAGAGACAATAATTAAGGGTCACAGAAGCTATGATCTTATGCTCAGTCTACAGCTTGGAATCAG GTACACGGTAGGAAAGATTACGCCCATTCAGAAACGTGAAGTCCGTGCTTCAGATTTTGGTCCACGAGCAAGTTTCTGGATGACCTTCCCCAAAGAAGGATCACGACTTACCCCTTCACATCCTGCAGAAGACTTCAAATGGAAGGACTATTGTCCCATGGTTTTCAG aAATTTGAGGGAGATGTTCAAGATTGATGCTGCAGATTATATGATCTCTATATGTGGAAATTCTGCACTTAGGGAGTTATCTTCTCCAGGAAAGAGTGGAAGTGTCTTTTTCCTATCACAAGATGATCGATTCATGATCAAGACTCTTCGGAAATCTGAAGTCCAG GTTCTTTTACGAATGCTTCCAAAATATTACCATCATGTCCGTACTTATGAGAACACCCTCATAACTAAGTTTTTTGGCCTCCACAGGGTGAAGCCTTCTAGTGGTCAAAAG TTTCGCTTTGTTGTAATGGGTAACATGTTTTGCACGGAATTGAGGATTCATCGGAGATTTGATTTGAAAGGTTCATCCTTAGGCCGTTCTACTGACAAAATCGAAATTGATGAGAACACAACTCTGAAGGATTTGGATCTTAACTATTCATTTTATCTTGAACCTTCCTGGCGTGAGGCTTTACTTAA GCAGATTGAAACTGACAGTGAATTTCTAAGGACCCAACGGATAATGGATTACAGCTTATTGCTTGGTGTGCACTATAGAGCTCCCCAGCACCTTCGGACGCGTGCATCTTATCATCGAAGCATGGCAGCAGATAGATTAACTGTTCTTTCAGAAGAAG ATGCTCAGGAGGACGATGCTTTCAACTACCCGGAAGGTCTAGTGTTGGTTCAAAGAGGTGGTGATGAAAACAGTGTGGTTGTTGGCCCTCACATAAGAGGTAGCCGTTTACGATCAACAGCTGCTGGATTTGCGGAAGTAGATCTACTACTTCCTGGAACAGCCAG GCTGCAGATCCAGCTAGGGGTTAACATGCCTGCAAGGGCAGAGCAGAACCCTAAAGAAGAGGAAAGCAAATCGTTTCGGGAGGTGTACGACGTGGTCCTTTACCTGGGTATCATAGACATATTGCAGGAGTACAACATGTCAAAGAAGATAGAGCATGCCGTCAAGTCCATGCAGTACgactccatctccatctccgccgTGGACCCCCAGTTCTACTCGGAGCGTTTCCTCAAGTTCATCAAGACCGTCTTTCCAGAAAATTCATAG